The sequence GATGCAGGCCTCGGTGTAGGCAAACCCGGCCAACGGTGTAGGGAAGCAGTCCTTTCGGGAGGCGGCGATATCTTCCGCCTCCCGAACGGGGTAAGCGGGGGTCCCAGGAGACCCGCGTGCCCCCATCCTTCGAGCCCCACAGCCTGTCGGCCCACGGTCTGGCCCTGCACGTCCGCCAGCGCCACCCCGAGGGCTCACGCGCCGTGCTGTTCCTCCACGGCTGGTTGGACCACTCGCGCAGCTTCGACTGGGTGCTGGAGCACCTGCCGGACACCTGGCGGCTCATCCTCCTGGACTTCCGGGGCATGGGGCGCAGCGCCCACGTGCCGCATGGGGGCAGCTACTCCTTCGCCGACTACCTGCTCGACGTGGAGTGCACGCTCGACGGGCTGCACCTGGAGAAGGTCCACCTGGTGGGCCACTCGCTGGGCGGCATCGTCGGCGCCGCCTATGCCGCCGCGCGCCCCGCCCGCGTGCAGAGCCTCACCCTCATCGAGAGCCTGGGCCCCCTGGGCGGCCCGCCGGAGGGCGCGCTGGACCGGCTGCGCGGCTTCTTGGAGGATGCCCAGCGGCGCCCCCGCCGCAAGCACTACGCGAGCGTGGAGGAGGCCGCCGCGCGCCTGCGGGAGAACAACCCGACGCTCACCGAGGCCGCCTCGCTGCACCTGGCGCGCTACGGCACGGAGCCCTTGGAAGGGGGCGTCGTGTTCCGGTTTGATCCGCTGCACCGCCGGCGCTTCGGCCACGGCTTCGACGAGGCCCAGTGGCTCGCCATCCTGGGCGCCATCACCTGCCCGGTGCAGCTGCTCCACGGCAGCCACGGCCTGTCCTTCGAGGATCCGCAGACGCGCGCCCGCCTGGCCGCCCTGCGCTCGCCGCCCCCGCTCACCCTGTCCGGGGGCCACCAC is a genomic window of Stigmatella erecta containing:
- a CDS encoding alpha/beta fold hydrolase — protein: MPPSFEPHSLSAHGLALHVRQRHPEGSRAVLFLHGWLDHSRSFDWVLEHLPDTWRLILLDFRGMGRSAHVPHGGSYSFADYLLDVECTLDGLHLEKVHLVGHSLGGIVGAAYAAARPARVQSLTLIESLGPLGGPPEGALDRLRGFLEDAQRRPRRKHYASVEEAAARLRENNPTLTEAASLHLARYGTEPLEGGVVFRFDPLHRRRFGHGFDEAQWLAILGAITCPVQLLHGSHGLSFEDPQTRARLAALRSPPPLTLSGGHHVHMEQPEAVARALEHFIR